One window of the Salvia splendens isolate huo1 chromosome 1, SspV2, whole genome shotgun sequence genome contains the following:
- the LOC121800431 gene encoding transcription factor UNE10-like isoform X2 codes for MNHSSCSKSSNSFATDAPSLDYEVAELAWENGQLAMYGLGAPRPLNNKAAGADTLESIVDQATFSLPHAKSAALVPWLDHGAVSASASAAAAASMDALVPCNNSRNEKHENSTQVPGIGGACTVGSCSGAEGLARAAGRGFCTSYTSDTCGGGRDSLLDSCDREFAGRGITSTSLWSPENTSSGEDCTKTSAEDHETVCYGGSQRQAGKKSNRKLGIGKSSIISSKVRAAAIHNQSERRRRDKINERMKTLQKLVPNSSKTDKASMLDEVIDYMKQLQAQVQMMSRMSMPSMNMMMPLSMQQHLQMSMMTPTMALPMPMGVMDIGRATGMLPMMPSSAGFMPWDIQPPPPTPDFLSNFFATQSQPMTVDGYTRLAAMYQQLQQTSASKK; via the exons ATGAATCACTCCTCCTGCTCTAAATCATCCAATTCCTTCGCCACAGATGCCCCCTC ATTGGACTACGAAGTGGCGGAGCTAGCATGGGAGAACGGGCAGCTCGCCATGTACGGCCTCGGCGCGCCGCGCCCTCTCAACAACAAGGCCGCCGGCGCCGACACGCTGGAGTCCATAGTTGACCAAGCCACCTTCAGCCTCCCCCACGCCAAATCTGCCGCCTTGGTTCCTTGGCTCGACCACGGCGCCGTCTCCGCCTCGGCCTCTGCTGCCGCCGCCGCGAGCATGGACGCCCTGGTGCCGTGCAACAACAGCAGGAACGAAAAGCATGAGAACTCGACGCAGGTGCCGGGAATCGGCGGCGCGTGCACAGTGGGATCGTGCAGCGGCGCCGAGGGCTTGGCACGTGCGGCGGGGCGGGGTTTCTGCACGAGTTACACGAGCGACACGTGCGGCGGCGGGAGAGACAGCCTGCTTGATTCTTGCGACAGAGAATTCGCAGGCCGCGGCATCACGTCCACCTCCCTATGGTCGCCGGAAAATACCAGCTCCGGCGAAGATTGCACCAAGACCTCTGCCGAGGACCACGAAACCGTTTGCTACGGCGGATCACAG AGGCAGGCAGGAAAAAAAAGCAACAGGAAATTGGGAATCGGAAAATCATCAATTATTTCATCTAAAGTTAGGGCAGCTGCCATCCATAACCAGTCTGAGAGA AGAAGAAGGGACAAAATTAATGAAAGAATGAAGACATTGCAGAAGTTGGTCCCCAATTCCAGCAAG ACGGATAAGGCGTCAATGTTGGATGAAGTAATAGATTACATGAAACAATTGCAAGCACAAGTGCAGATGATGAGTAGGATGAGTATGCCATCCATGAATATGATGATGCCATTGTCCATGCAACAACACCTTCAGATGTCTATGATGACTCCAACCATGGCCTTGCCTATGCCCATGGGAGTCATGGATATCGGTCGCGCCACTGGAATGTTGCCCATGATGCCCTCGTCCGCTGGATTCATGCCGTGGGACATTCAGCCTCCACCGCCCACGCCTGACTTTTTATCCAACTTCTTTGCTACTCAATCGCAA CCAATGACGGTCGATGGCTACACCAGATTGGCAGCTATGTATCAGCAGTTGCAACAAACGTCTGCCTCAAAAAAATGA
- the LOC121800431 gene encoding transcription factor UNE10-like isoform X3 — protein MNHSSCSKSSNSFATDAPSLDYEVAELAWENGQLAMYGLGAPRPLNNKAAGADTLESIVDQATFSLPHAKSAALVPWLDHGAVSASASAAAAASMDALVPCNNSRNEKHENSTQVPGIGGACTVGSCSGAEGLARAAGRGFCTSYTSDTCGGGRDSLLDSCDREFAGRGITSTSLWSPENTSSGEDCTKTSAEDHETVCYGGSQRQAGKKSNRKLGIGKSSIISSKVRAAAIHNQSERTDKASMLDEVIDYMKQLQAQVQMMSRMSMPSMNMMMPLSMQQHLQMSMMTPTMALPMPMGVMDIGRATGMLPMMPSSAGFMPWDIQPPPPTPDFLSNFFATQSQQPMTVDGYTRLAAMYQQLQQTSASKK, from the exons ATGAATCACTCCTCCTGCTCTAAATCATCCAATTCCTTCGCCACAGATGCCCCCTC ATTGGACTACGAAGTGGCGGAGCTAGCATGGGAGAACGGGCAGCTCGCCATGTACGGCCTCGGCGCGCCGCGCCCTCTCAACAACAAGGCCGCCGGCGCCGACACGCTGGAGTCCATAGTTGACCAAGCCACCTTCAGCCTCCCCCACGCCAAATCTGCCGCCTTGGTTCCTTGGCTCGACCACGGCGCCGTCTCCGCCTCGGCCTCTGCTGCCGCCGCCGCGAGCATGGACGCCCTGGTGCCGTGCAACAACAGCAGGAACGAAAAGCATGAGAACTCGACGCAGGTGCCGGGAATCGGCGGCGCGTGCACAGTGGGATCGTGCAGCGGCGCCGAGGGCTTGGCACGTGCGGCGGGGCGGGGTTTCTGCACGAGTTACACGAGCGACACGTGCGGCGGCGGGAGAGACAGCCTGCTTGATTCTTGCGACAGAGAATTCGCAGGCCGCGGCATCACGTCCACCTCCCTATGGTCGCCGGAAAATACCAGCTCCGGCGAAGATTGCACCAAGACCTCTGCCGAGGACCACGAAACCGTTTGCTACGGCGGATCACAG AGGCAGGCAGGAAAAAAAAGCAACAGGAAATTGGGAATCGGAAAATCATCAATTATTTCATCTAAAGTTAGGGCAGCTGCCATCCATAACCAGTCTGAGAGA ACGGATAAGGCGTCAATGTTGGATGAAGTAATAGATTACATGAAACAATTGCAAGCACAAGTGCAGATGATGAGTAGGATGAGTATGCCATCCATGAATATGATGATGCCATTGTCCATGCAACAACACCTTCAGATGTCTATGATGACTCCAACCATGGCCTTGCCTATGCCCATGGGAGTCATGGATATCGGTCGCGCCACTGGAATGTTGCCCATGATGCCCTCGTCCGCTGGATTCATGCCGTGGGACATTCAGCCTCCACCGCCCACGCCTGACTTTTTATCCAACTTCTTTGCTACTCAATCGCAA CAGCCAATGACGGTCGATGGCTACACCAGATTGGCAGCTATGTATCAGCAGTTGCAACAAACGTCTGCCTCAAAAAAATGA
- the LOC121751930 gene encoding F-box protein At5g51380-like isoform X1, which produces MSSSPRKDPIFNPNSNHNKKMIPSPDDALKHALLKLRPRTVSQSGSTSPYSESEPESDSSNPNHLPAPADCTALLSDELLLKVLGKIRDRKQHIANSLVCRRWCVLCGKLVKSIKLIDWEFLESGRMSFRFPNLEDVNLVPACIKSARNSGILLSNNLIEVRLSSGILENGQGLFVRKGDVVESKAIDGGVAILAEGCKNLRRVVLMNVSEEGLNCLAKECELLQEMELHNCGDFALRGIYNCRNLQILKLNGNINGVYGSVVSDIGLTILAQGCSRLVKLELVGCEGSYDGIKAIGQCCQMLEELTICDHRMEGGWLSALSYCRNLKSLSFQSCKNIDENPGLDEHLGSCMMLEELHLRKCQMRDKQGVKALFVVCRRIRELVLEDCWGLDDSIFTAATVFSWSIRSLSLEGCSLLTTQGLESVVLSWKELNRLRVVSCNNIKDSEITAELATLFSILKELKWQPDSRSILSASLAGTGIGQKGSRSLRWK; this is translated from the exons ATGTCGTCCTCACCTCGAAAAGACCCAATCTTCAACCCTAATTCCAACCACAACAAGAAGATGATTCCCAGCCCGGATGACGCACTGAAGCATGCTCTCCTCAAATTGCGCCCGCGCACCGTCTCGCAATCCGGGTCAACCTCTCCCTACTCCGAGTCTGAGCCCGAATCCGATTCGTCAAACCCTAACCATCTTCCTGCCCCCGCCGACTGCACCGCTCTTCTCTCGGATGAGCTGCTGCTGAAGGTGTTGGGTAAAATTCGTGACAGGAAGCAGCACATTGCGAATTCATTGGTTTGCAGGAGGTGGTGCGTGCTGTGCGGGAAGCTGGTTAAGTCGATTAAGTTAATTGATTGGGAGTTTTTGGAGTCAGGTAGAATGAGCTTTCGCTTTCCTAATTTAGAAGATGTTAATTTAGTTCCGGCTTGTATTAAATCTGCTAGAAATTCTGGTATTTTGTTGAGTAATAACTTGATTGAGGTTCGTCTGAGTTCGGGGATATTGGAAAATGGCCAAGGGCTGTTCGTTAGGAAGGGGGATGTTGTTGAGTCGAAGGCTATCGATGGAGGGGTGGCGATATTAGCTGAAGGGTGCAAGAATTTGAGGAGAGTAGTGTTGATGAATGTTAGTGAAGAAGGGCTAAATTGCTTGGCGAAGGAATGTGAGTTGTTGCAGGAGATGGAGTTGCATAACTGTGGTGATTTCGCATTGAGGGGGATCTATAATTGCAGGAATTTACAGATTTTGAAGTTGAATGGGAATATAAACGGTGTTTATGGCTCTGTGGTTTCTGATATTGGATTGACTATACTGGCACAAGGATGCAGCCGACTAGTGAAACTTGAGCTGGTGGGATGTGAGGGGAGCTATGACGGTATCAAGGCAATCGGTCAGTGTTGCCAGATGTTGGAGGAGTTAACGATATGTGATCATAGGATGGAAGGAGGGTGGTTGTCGGCCTTGTCATACTGTAGGAACTTGAAGAGTTTGAGTTTCCAGTCGTGTAAGAATATTGATGAAAATCCCGGACTAGATGAGCATTTAGGATCATGTATGATGCTTGAGGAGTTGCATTTGAGGAAGTGCCAAATGCGAGACAAGCAGGGTGTGAAGGCGTTGTTTGTAGTGTGTCGGAGGATTCGAGAGCTGGTTCTTGAGGACTGTTGGGGATTGGATGACAGTATCTTTACTGCTGCCACTGTTTTTAG CTGGAGCATAAGATCTCTCTCACTGGAGGGATGCTCGTTACTGACAACACAAGGACTAGAATCCGTAGTTCTATCTTGGAAGGAGCTCAATAGGCTTAGAGTAGTTTCATGTAACAACATTAAAGACAGTGAAATAACCGCAGAACTAGCGACCTTATTTTCCATTCTCAAAGAGCTGAAGTGGCAGCCGGATTCCCGGTCAATCCTATCTGCTAGCCTTGCTGGTACAGGTATTGGACAAAAAGGCAGTAGATCTCTGAGATGGAAGTGA
- the LOC121800452 gene encoding protein transport protein Sec61 subunit beta-like: MATGGAAPERGSAAAAAANLRRRRTGGGGGGAVGGTSGTMLQFYTDDAPGLKISPNVVLVMSIGFIAFVAVLHVVGKLYLVRKD; the protein is encoded by the coding sequence atggCAACAGGTGGAGCTGCCCCAGAACGAGGAAGTgcagctgcagctgcagctAATCTTCGTAGGAGAAGAacaggtggaggtggaggtggtgcgGTTGGTGGAACTAGTGGAACCATGCTTCAGTTTTATACAGATGATGCCCCAGGGCTTAAAATTTCTCCAAACGTCGTTCTTGTGATGAGCATTGGTTTCATAGCTTTTGTTGCTGTACTTCATGTTGTGGGCAAGCTCTACTTAGTCCGCAAAGACTAG
- the LOC121751930 gene encoding F-box protein At5g07670-like isoform X2 has protein sequence MSSSPRKDPIFNPNSNHNKKMIPSPDDALKHALLKLRPRTVSQSGSTSPYSESEPESDSSNPNHLPAPADCTALLSDELLLKVLGKIRDRKQHIANSLVCRRWCVLCGKLVKSIKLIDWEFLESGRMSFRFPNLEDVNLVPACIKSARNSGILLSNNLIEVRLSSGILENGQGLFVRKGDVVESKAIDGGVAILAEGCKNLRRVVLMNVSEEGLNCLAKECELLQEMELHNCGDFALRGIYNCRNLQILKLNGNINGVYGSVVSDIGLTILAQGCSRLVKLELVGCEGSYDGIKAIGQCCQMLEELTICDHRMEGGWLSALSYCRNLKSLSFQSCKNIDENPGLDEHLGSCMMLEELHLRKCQMRDKQGVKALFVVCRRIRELVLEDCWGLDDSIFTAATVFRFCR, from the exons ATGTCGTCCTCACCTCGAAAAGACCCAATCTTCAACCCTAATTCCAACCACAACAAGAAGATGATTCCCAGCCCGGATGACGCACTGAAGCATGCTCTCCTCAAATTGCGCCCGCGCACCGTCTCGCAATCCGGGTCAACCTCTCCCTACTCCGAGTCTGAGCCCGAATCCGATTCGTCAAACCCTAACCATCTTCCTGCCCCCGCCGACTGCACCGCTCTTCTCTCGGATGAGCTGCTGCTGAAGGTGTTGGGTAAAATTCGTGACAGGAAGCAGCACATTGCGAATTCATTGGTTTGCAGGAGGTGGTGCGTGCTGTGCGGGAAGCTGGTTAAGTCGATTAAGTTAATTGATTGGGAGTTTTTGGAGTCAGGTAGAATGAGCTTTCGCTTTCCTAATTTAGAAGATGTTAATTTAGTTCCGGCTTGTATTAAATCTGCTAGAAATTCTGGTATTTTGTTGAGTAATAACTTGATTGAGGTTCGTCTGAGTTCGGGGATATTGGAAAATGGCCAAGGGCTGTTCGTTAGGAAGGGGGATGTTGTTGAGTCGAAGGCTATCGATGGAGGGGTGGCGATATTAGCTGAAGGGTGCAAGAATTTGAGGAGAGTAGTGTTGATGAATGTTAGTGAAGAAGGGCTAAATTGCTTGGCGAAGGAATGTGAGTTGTTGCAGGAGATGGAGTTGCATAACTGTGGTGATTTCGCATTGAGGGGGATCTATAATTGCAGGAATTTACAGATTTTGAAGTTGAATGGGAATATAAACGGTGTTTATGGCTCTGTGGTTTCTGATATTGGATTGACTATACTGGCACAAGGATGCAGCCGACTAGTGAAACTTGAGCTGGTGGGATGTGAGGGGAGCTATGACGGTATCAAGGCAATCGGTCAGTGTTGCCAGATGTTGGAGGAGTTAACGATATGTGATCATAGGATGGAAGGAGGGTGGTTGTCGGCCTTGTCATACTGTAGGAACTTGAAGAGTTTGAGTTTCCAGTCGTGTAAGAATATTGATGAAAATCCCGGACTAGATGAGCATTTAGGATCATGTATGATGCTTGAGGAGTTGCATTTGAGGAAGTGCCAAATGCGAGACAAGCAGGGTGTGAAGGCGTTGTTTGTAGTGTGTCGGAGGATTCGAGAGCTGGTTCTTGAGGACTGTTGGGGATTGGATGACAGTATCTTTACTGCTGCCACTGTTTTTAG ATTTTGTAGATGA
- the LOC121800431 gene encoding transcription factor UNE10-like isoform X1: MNHSSCSKSSNSFATDAPSLDYEVAELAWENGQLAMYGLGAPRPLNNKAAGADTLESIVDQATFSLPHAKSAALVPWLDHGAVSASASAAAAASMDALVPCNNSRNEKHENSTQVPGIGGACTVGSCSGAEGLARAAGRGFCTSYTSDTCGGGRDSLLDSCDREFAGRGITSTSLWSPENTSSGEDCTKTSAEDHETVCYGGSQRQAGKKSNRKLGIGKSSIISSKVRAAAIHNQSERRRRDKINERMKTLQKLVPNSSKTDKASMLDEVIDYMKQLQAQVQMMSRMSMPSMNMMMPLSMQQHLQMSMMTPTMALPMPMGVMDIGRATGMLPMMPSSAGFMPWDIQPPPPTPDFLSNFFATQSQQPMTVDGYTRLAAMYQQLQQTSASKK, translated from the exons ATGAATCACTCCTCCTGCTCTAAATCATCCAATTCCTTCGCCACAGATGCCCCCTC ATTGGACTACGAAGTGGCGGAGCTAGCATGGGAGAACGGGCAGCTCGCCATGTACGGCCTCGGCGCGCCGCGCCCTCTCAACAACAAGGCCGCCGGCGCCGACACGCTGGAGTCCATAGTTGACCAAGCCACCTTCAGCCTCCCCCACGCCAAATCTGCCGCCTTGGTTCCTTGGCTCGACCACGGCGCCGTCTCCGCCTCGGCCTCTGCTGCCGCCGCCGCGAGCATGGACGCCCTGGTGCCGTGCAACAACAGCAGGAACGAAAAGCATGAGAACTCGACGCAGGTGCCGGGAATCGGCGGCGCGTGCACAGTGGGATCGTGCAGCGGCGCCGAGGGCTTGGCACGTGCGGCGGGGCGGGGTTTCTGCACGAGTTACACGAGCGACACGTGCGGCGGCGGGAGAGACAGCCTGCTTGATTCTTGCGACAGAGAATTCGCAGGCCGCGGCATCACGTCCACCTCCCTATGGTCGCCGGAAAATACCAGCTCCGGCGAAGATTGCACCAAGACCTCTGCCGAGGACCACGAAACCGTTTGCTACGGCGGATCACAG AGGCAGGCAGGAAAAAAAAGCAACAGGAAATTGGGAATCGGAAAATCATCAATTATTTCATCTAAAGTTAGGGCAGCTGCCATCCATAACCAGTCTGAGAGA AGAAGAAGGGACAAAATTAATGAAAGAATGAAGACATTGCAGAAGTTGGTCCCCAATTCCAGCAAG ACGGATAAGGCGTCAATGTTGGATGAAGTAATAGATTACATGAAACAATTGCAAGCACAAGTGCAGATGATGAGTAGGATGAGTATGCCATCCATGAATATGATGATGCCATTGTCCATGCAACAACACCTTCAGATGTCTATGATGACTCCAACCATGGCCTTGCCTATGCCCATGGGAGTCATGGATATCGGTCGCGCCACTGGAATGTTGCCCATGATGCCCTCGTCCGCTGGATTCATGCCGTGGGACATTCAGCCTCCACCGCCCACGCCTGACTTTTTATCCAACTTCTTTGCTACTCAATCGCAA CAGCCAATGACGGTCGATGGCTACACCAGATTGGCAGCTATGTATCAGCAGTTGCAACAAACGTCTGCCTCAAAAAAATGA